In one Kitasatospora cineracea genomic region, the following are encoded:
- a CDS encoding SRPBCC family protein: protein MARRSDDGGAGAGGVLDALPTEQLMDQTRELVSALGERVAAAASDKLGAVTERLVDYVANGGSSNDSDGGGGGGGGSMAKTLLGAGASGLKQAVTGKLGGGGGGGGGGNKETKVINIVEQIDVGVPVRVAYNQWTQFQDFPKYTKRVEQVDQSSDEKLSWKAGIFLSHRTWESTIVEQVPDERIVWRSKGAKGSADGVVTFHELTPNLTRILLVLEYHPQGLFERTGNLWRAQGRRARLELKHFRRHVMTRTILDPDSVEGWRGEIRDSEVVRSHEDAVKEEEEQQDQDEQDQDEQDQDEPDQDEPDEDGYDEDAEDGYEEDEGEPDDEGYDESDGEEEYEDEGDEDEPDDEDATEDDDEEEEESEEPERPARRGSRRTSSRKR, encoded by the coding sequence ATGGCCAGGCGGTCCGATGACGGTGGGGCGGGCGCGGGCGGCGTGCTCGACGCCCTGCCCACCGAACAACTGATGGATCAGACCCGGGAACTGGTGTCCGCGCTGGGGGAGCGCGTGGCGGCTGCGGCGAGCGACAAGCTCGGCGCGGTGACCGAGCGGCTGGTCGACTACGTCGCCAACGGCGGCAGCAGCAACGACAGTGACGGGGGCGGGGGCGGGGGCGGGGGCTCCATGGCGAAGACCCTGCTGGGCGCGGGCGCGTCCGGGCTGAAGCAGGCCGTGACCGGGAAGCTCGGCGGCGGCGGGGGCGGTGGTGGCGGAGGGAACAAGGAGACCAAGGTCATCAACATCGTCGAGCAGATCGACGTCGGAGTCCCGGTCCGGGTCGCCTACAACCAGTGGACGCAGTTCCAGGACTTCCCGAAGTACACCAAGCGCGTCGAACAGGTCGACCAGTCCTCCGACGAGAAGCTCAGCTGGAAGGCCGGGATCTTCCTCTCGCACCGCACCTGGGAGTCGACGATCGTCGAGCAGGTCCCGGACGAGCGGATCGTGTGGCGCTCCAAGGGCGCCAAGGGCTCGGCGGACGGGGTGGTGACGTTCCACGAGCTCACCCCCAACCTCACCAGGATCCTGCTCGTCCTCGAGTACCACCCTCAGGGCCTGTTCGAACGGACCGGCAACCTGTGGCGCGCGCAGGGCCGCCGTGCCCGGCTGGAGCTGAAGCACTTCCGCCGCCACGTGATGACCCGCACGATCCTCGACCCCGACAGCGTCGAGGGCTGGCGCGGCGAGATCCGCGACAGCGAGGTCGTCCGCTCGCACGAGGACGCCGTCAAGGAGGAGGAAGAGCAGCAGGACCAGGACGAGCAGGACCAGGACGAGCAGGACCAGGACGAGCCGGACCAGGACGAGCCGGACGAGGACGGCTACGACGAGGACGCCGAGGACGGCTACGAGGAGGACGAGGGCGAGCCCGATGACGAGGGCTACGACGAGTCCGACGGCGAGGAGGAGTACGAGGACGAGGGCGACGAGGACGAGCCCGACGACGAAGACGCGACCGAGGACGACGACGAGGAAGAGGAGGAGAGCGAAGAACCGGAGCGGCCCGCCCGCCGCGGCTCCCGCCGGACCTCCTCCCGGAAGAGGTGA
- a CDS encoding CinA family protein — protein sequence MSTGAPRPGLPDSAVLARQVTAALAAAGHTVATAESLTAGRLAAVLADAPGAGGVFLGGVVAYATEVKADLLRVDRALLADQGTVHPEVAAQMAEGVRARTRATYGLATTGAAGPAPHDGRPVGTVHVAVSGPDGTRTARPEPPTDRPDDIRAAAVDAALRLLRDQLRPDG from the coding sequence ATGAGCACCGGCGCGCCCCGCCCCGGGCTGCCCGACAGCGCCGTCCTGGCCCGGCAGGTCACCGCCGCGCTGGCCGCCGCCGGGCACACCGTCGCCACCGCCGAGTCTCTCACCGCCGGGCGGCTCGCCGCCGTCCTCGCCGACGCCCCCGGCGCGGGCGGGGTGTTCCTCGGCGGCGTCGTCGCCTACGCCACCGAGGTCAAGGCGGACCTGCTGCGCGTCGACCGCGCCCTGCTCGCCGACCAGGGCACCGTCCACCCCGAGGTCGCCGCCCAGATGGCCGAAGGCGTCCGGGCCCGCACCCGGGCCACCTACGGCCTGGCCACCACCGGCGCCGCCGGACCCGCCCCGCACGACGGCCGCCCCGTCGGCACCGTGCACGTCGCGGTCAGCGGCCCCGACGGCACCCGCACCGCCCGGCCCGAACCGCCCACCGACCGCCCCGACGACATCCGGGCCGCCGCCGTCGACGCCGCCCTGCGCCTGCTGCGCGACCAACTGCGCCCCGACGGCTGA
- a CDS encoding alcohol dehydrogenase catalytic domain-containing protein, translating into MRAVTWQGRRDVRVQEVPDPAVEDPSDVLVEVSSTGLCGSDLHLYEVLGPFLDPGDVLGHEAMGTVRKVGGAVRTLSPGDRVVVPFNVSCGTCRMCADGLHSQCETTQVREYGSGAALFGYTKLYGQVPGGQAELLRVPFGDTLPVKVPDGPPDDRFVFLSDVLPTAWQALEYADVPEGGTLLVLGLGPIGEMCVRMALLRPGVRQVIGVDMVPERLRRARERGAVVLDLNDRPDLLPQTVRDLTDGLGPDSVVDAVGMEAHGSPAATAAQRLTGLLPDALARALMQRAGVDRLQALHLAVELVRRGGTISVAGVYGGAADPMPLLTMFDKQVQLRMGQANVRRWTDELLPLLTDADPLGVDSFATHHLPLDEAPEAYAMFQQKRDGAVKVLFKP; encoded by the coding sequence ATGCGCGCGGTGACCTGGCAGGGCAGGCGGGACGTCCGGGTGCAGGAGGTGCCCGACCCGGCGGTCGAGGACCCCTCGGACGTGCTGGTGGAGGTGAGCTCGACCGGCCTGTGCGGCTCCGACCTGCACCTGTACGAGGTGCTCGGGCCGTTCCTGGACCCGGGTGACGTCCTGGGCCACGAGGCGATGGGCACCGTCCGGAAGGTGGGCGGCGCGGTGCGCACGCTGAGCCCGGGCGACCGGGTGGTGGTGCCGTTCAACGTCAGCTGCGGCACCTGCCGGATGTGCGCGGACGGGCTGCACTCGCAGTGCGAGACCACCCAGGTCCGCGAGTACGGCAGCGGCGCGGCGCTGTTCGGCTACACCAAGCTGTACGGCCAGGTGCCGGGCGGGCAGGCCGAGTTGCTGCGCGTCCCGTTCGGCGACACGCTGCCGGTGAAGGTGCCGGACGGGCCGCCGGACGACCGGTTCGTGTTCCTCTCGGACGTGCTGCCGACGGCCTGGCAGGCCCTCGAGTACGCGGACGTGCCGGAGGGCGGCACGCTGCTGGTGCTGGGCCTGGGGCCGATCGGCGAGATGTGCGTGCGGATGGCGCTGCTGCGCCCGGGGGTGCGGCAGGTGATCGGGGTCGACATGGTGCCGGAGCGGCTGCGGCGGGCCCGGGAGCGCGGCGCGGTGGTGCTGGACCTGAACGACCGGCCCGACCTGCTGCCGCAGACGGTGCGCGACCTGACCGACGGCCTCGGCCCGGACAGCGTGGTCGACGCGGTCGGCATGGAGGCGCACGGCTCCCCCGCCGCGACGGCGGCGCAGCGCCTCACCGGCCTGCTGCCGGACGCGCTGGCCCGGGCGCTGATGCAGCGGGCCGGGGTGGACCGCCTGCAGGCCCTGCACCTGGCGGTGGAGCTGGTCCGACGCGGCGGCACCATCTCGGTGGCGGGCGTCTACGGCGGCGCGGCCGACCCGATGCCGCTGCTGACCATGTTCGACAAGCAGGTGCAGCTGCGGATGGGCCAGGCCAACGTGCGGCGCTGGACGGACGAGCTGCTGCCGCTGCTGACCGACGCCGATCCGCTGGGCGTGGACTCCTTCGCCACCCACCACCTGCCGCTGGACGAGGCGCCGGAGGCGTACGCGATGTTCCAGCAGAAGCGGGACGGCGCGGTCAAGGTGCTGTTCAAGCCCTGA
- a CDS encoding DUF6479 family protein, with protein sequence MTVETVLAAESSGPSLLVVIIPALIIAVLLIGAFVWGSRWWNRRRPPGAAGPAAGRAGSWSTPEERASAEQAPEEDPGRPVPPRGPGGRSER encoded by the coding sequence ATGACGGTCGAGACGGTACTGGCGGCGGAGTCGAGCGGCCCGTCCCTCCTGGTGGTGATCATTCCGGCGCTGATCATCGCGGTCCTGCTGATCGGGGCGTTCGTCTGGGGCAGCCGGTGGTGGAACCGGCGGCGCCCCCCGGGGGCTGCGGGGCCGGCTGCCGGGCGGGCCGGTTCCTGGAGCACCCCGGAGGAGCGCGCCTCGGCGGAGCAGGCACCGGAGGAGGACCCGGGGCGGCCGGTTCCCCCGCGCGGCCCGGGCGGCCGGTCCGAGCGCTGA
- a CDS encoding LLM class F420-dependent oxidoreductase codes for MRIGYTLMTEQRGPRDLVADAVRAERAGFDFAVISDHYSPWLDEQGHAPYAWAVLGAAAQATAELPLMTYVTCPTVRYHPAVVAQKAATVQLLSEGRFRLGLGSGENLNEHVVGRGWPPVAVRQEMLAEAVEIIRALFAGGYVTHHGRHYQVDGAKLWDLPEQPPPIGVAVSGPVSCATAGRLADLAIAVQPERELLTAFAEAGGAGKPAVGQVPVCFDRDRDAAVARAHAQFRWFGGGWKVNADLPGTAGFAAASQYVRPEDVADSIPCGDRVEDFLEAVRPYAEAGFDELALIQVGGDSQPAFTEWAEHELLPALRAA; via the coding sequence ATGCGCATCGGATACACCCTCATGACGGAGCAGCGCGGCCCGCGCGACCTGGTCGCCGACGCGGTGCGCGCCGAACGCGCCGGTTTCGACTTCGCGGTGATCTCCGACCACTACTCCCCCTGGCTGGACGAACAGGGCCACGCCCCCTACGCCTGGGCGGTGCTCGGCGCGGCCGCCCAGGCCACCGCCGAACTGCCGCTGATGACGTACGTGACCTGCCCGACCGTCCGCTACCACCCGGCGGTGGTGGCGCAGAAGGCCGCCACCGTGCAGCTGCTCTCCGAAGGGCGGTTCCGGCTCGGGCTGGGCAGCGGCGAGAACCTCAACGAGCACGTGGTGGGCCGCGGTTGGCCGCCCGTCGCGGTCCGCCAGGAGATGCTGGCCGAGGCCGTGGAGATCATCCGGGCACTGTTCGCCGGCGGGTACGTCACCCACCACGGACGGCACTACCAGGTCGACGGCGCCAAACTCTGGGACCTGCCCGAGCAGCCGCCCCCGATCGGCGTCGCCGTCTCCGGCCCGGTCTCCTGCGCCACCGCCGGACGGCTCGCCGACCTGGCGATCGCCGTCCAGCCCGAGCGCGAGCTGCTCACCGCGTTCGCCGAGGCGGGCGGCGCGGGCAAACCCGCGGTCGGCCAGGTCCCGGTCTGCTTCGACCGCGACCGGGACGCCGCCGTCGCCCGCGCGCACGCCCAGTTCCGCTGGTTCGGCGGCGGCTGGAAGGTCAACGCCGACCTCCCCGGCACCGCCGGCTTCGCCGCCGCGAGCCAGTACGTCCGCCCCGAGGACGTCGCCGACTCCATCCCCTGCGGCGACCGGGTCGAGGACTTCCTCGAAGCCGTCCGCCCCTACGCCGAGGCCGGGTTCGACGAACTCGCCCTGATCCAGGTCGGCGGCGACAGCCAGCCCGCGTTCACCGAATGGGCCGAACACGAGCTGCTGCCCGCCCTGCGCGCCGCCTGA
- a CDS encoding Mut7-C RNAse domain-containing protein — MERPEIWIEFAPDLHLFVRARHRGGPVAVRTDSTSTLGHVVESLGVPLTEVGGLRVDGEPVPVSRVAGPGARVAVLGVTRPQRPAGPVRFLLDVHLGTLARRLRLLGVDAAYENVDIGDPALAARSAAEQRVLLSRDRGLLHRRELWAGGYVYSHRPADQLRDVLSRFAPPLAPWTRCTACNGTLRAAAKETVQGRIENGTERSYDVFAQCADCGQVYWRGAHHARLDAIVAAALAEFGG, encoded by the coding sequence GTGGAGAGACCGGAGATCTGGATCGAGTTCGCCCCCGACCTGCACCTCTTCGTCCGAGCCCGGCACCGCGGCGGGCCCGTCGCGGTGCGGACCGACAGCACCTCGACGCTCGGGCACGTGGTCGAGTCGCTGGGCGTCCCGCTCACCGAGGTCGGCGGGCTGCGGGTCGACGGCGAGCCCGTGCCCGTCTCGCGGGTCGCCGGACCGGGCGCGCGGGTCGCGGTGCTCGGGGTGACCAGGCCGCAGCGGCCGGCCGGGCCGGTCCGCTTCCTGCTCGACGTCCACCTGGGCACGCTGGCCCGTCGGCTGCGGCTGCTCGGCGTCGACGCCGCGTACGAGAACGTGGACATCGGCGACCCGGCGCTGGCCGCGCGGTCGGCCGCCGAGCAGCGGGTGCTGCTCTCCCGCGACCGGGGCCTGCTGCACCGGCGCGAGCTGTGGGCGGGCGGCTACGTCTACAGCCACCGGCCGGCCGACCAGCTGCGCGACGTGCTCTCCCGGTTCGCCCCGCCGCTGGCGCCGTGGACCAGGTGCACCGCCTGCAACGGCACGCTGCGCGCCGCCGCCAAGGAGACGGTGCAGGGCCGGATCGAGAACGGGACCGAGCGCTCGTACGACGTCTTCGCCCAGTGCGCGGACTGCGGCCAGGTCTACTGGCGCGGGGCGCACCACGCCCGGTTGGACGCGATCGTGGCGGCCGCGCTCGCCGAGTTCGGCGGCTGA
- a CDS encoding molybdopterin oxidoreductase family protein, with protein sequence MRERIDRIAEPWGDRTPYRPGQPWPVRRDAHLTGDGVDRWVPAASLLHSNGDAMDVAVRDGRIVGVRGRADDRVNRGRLGPKDLFGWQANHARDRLTVPLVRRGGELEESDWDTAMGLVVDRSKHLLEEHGPGAIGFYTSGQLFLEEYYTLAVTARAGIGTNHLDGNTRLCTATAAEALKETFGCDGQPASYTDVDHCDTLALFGHNMAETQPVLWMRVLDRLAGPEPPRLLCVDPRPTPAAARSEVHLAPRTGTNVALLNALLHELVRTDRIDHAYVRAHTVGYQELAAGVAKCTPQWAARICDVPAREIQRAAELLGEARKLLSTVLQGVYQSHQATAAAVQVNNLQLLRGMLGRPGCGVLQMNGQPTAENTRECGADGDLPGFRNWENAAHVAELAKLWNVEEERIPHYGAPTPAMQIFRYAEQGSIKLLWISGTNPAVSLPELARIRELLRSEGLFTVVQDLYPTETALLADVVLPAATWGEKTGTFTNADRTVHLCEQAVQPPGQARPDLDILLDYARRMDFRDRDGAPLIGWHDAPGAFEAWQRCSAGRPCDYTGLSYELLRERGGIQWPCDAEHPDGTERLYSDGISWAAPDTCETYGRDLVTGAAVSETEYRALNPGGRAVLKAAEYLPPHEDVSAEHPLQLTTGRTLYHFHTRTKTGRTPQLDAAAPGMWVEIGAGEARSRGLGEGDLVEVATARGAVRARLRVTAIRDGLLFLPFHYGYWDTPGRTGPGPDGGRAANETTVTDWDPVSKQPLYKTAAARLTRIAPADGTPAPAPTTTASAPADPAAAPPTTGGPDALADQRPDPAPEATP encoded by the coding sequence ATGCGCGAGCGGATCGACCGGATCGCCGAACCCTGGGGCGACCGCACCCCCTACCGGCCCGGGCAGCCCTGGCCGGTGCGCCGGGACGCCCACCTGACGGGGGACGGGGTGGACCGCTGGGTGCCCGCCGCCTCGCTGCTGCACTCCAACGGCGACGCGATGGACGTCGCGGTGCGCGACGGCCGGATCGTCGGGGTGCGCGGCCGGGCGGACGACCGGGTCAACCGGGGGCGGCTCGGCCCCAAGGACCTGTTCGGCTGGCAGGCCAACCACGCCCGCGACCGGCTCACCGTCCCGCTGGTGCGGCGCGGCGGAGAGCTGGAGGAGAGCGACTGGGACACCGCGATGGGCCTGGTCGTCGACCGGAGCAAGCACCTGCTGGAGGAGCACGGGCCCGGCGCGATCGGCTTCTACACCTCCGGCCAGCTGTTCCTGGAGGAGTACTACACGCTCGCCGTGACCGCCCGCGCCGGCATCGGCACCAACCACCTGGACGGCAACACCCGGCTGTGCACCGCCACCGCCGCCGAGGCGCTCAAGGAGACCTTCGGCTGCGACGGCCAGCCCGCCTCCTACACCGACGTCGACCACTGCGACACGCTCGCCCTGTTCGGCCACAACATGGCCGAGACCCAGCCGGTGCTGTGGATGCGGGTCCTCGACCGCCTCGCCGGGCCCGAACCGCCCCGGCTGCTGTGCGTCGACCCGCGCCCCACCCCCGCCGCCGCCCGCTCCGAGGTGCACCTCGCGCCCCGGACCGGCACCAACGTCGCCCTGCTCAACGCGCTGCTGCACGAACTCGTCCGCACCGACCGGATCGACCACGCGTACGTGCGGGCGCACACCGTCGGGTACCAGGAGCTCGCCGCGGGCGTCGCGAAGTGCACCCCGCAGTGGGCCGCGCGGATCTGCGACGTGCCCGCCCGGGAGATCCAACGCGCCGCCGAACTGCTCGGCGAGGCGCGGAAGTTGCTCTCCACCGTGCTGCAGGGCGTCTACCAGTCGCACCAGGCCACCGCCGCCGCCGTCCAGGTCAACAACCTCCAGTTGCTGCGCGGCATGCTCGGCCGCCCCGGCTGCGGGGTGCTCCAGATGAACGGGCAGCCCACCGCCGAGAACACCCGCGAGTGCGGCGCCGACGGCGACCTGCCCGGCTTCCGCAACTGGGAGAACGCCGCGCACGTCGCCGAACTCGCGAAGCTGTGGAACGTGGAGGAGGAACGCATCCCGCACTACGGGGCGCCCACCCCCGCGATGCAGATCTTCCGGTACGCCGAACAGGGCTCGATCAAACTGCTCTGGATCTCCGGCACCAACCCGGCCGTCTCGCTGCCCGAACTCGCCCGGATCCGCGAACTCCTGCGCAGCGAGGGCCTGTTCACCGTCGTCCAGGACCTCTACCCGACCGAGACCGCGCTGCTCGCCGACGTCGTGCTGCCCGCCGCCACCTGGGGCGAGAAGACCGGCACCTTCACCAACGCCGACCGCACCGTCCACCTCTGCGAGCAGGCCGTCCAGCCGCCCGGGCAGGCCCGCCCCGACCTCGACATCCTGCTCGACTACGCCCGCCGGATGGACTTCCGCGACCGCGACGGCGCCCCGCTGATCGGCTGGCACGACGCGCCCGGCGCGTTCGAAGCCTGGCAGCGCTGCTCCGCCGGACGGCCCTGCGACTACACCGGCCTCAGCTACGAACTGCTGCGCGAGCGCGGCGGCATCCAGTGGCCCTGCGACGCCGAGCACCCCGACGGCACCGAACGCCTCTACTCCGACGGCATCTCCTGGGCCGCCCCCGACACCTGCGAGACCTACGGGCGCGACCTGGTCACCGGCGCCGCCGTCTCCGAGACCGAGTACCGGGCGCTCAACCCCGGCGGCAGGGCGGTGCTCAAGGCCGCCGAGTACCTGCCCCCGCACGAGGACGTCAGCGCCGAGCACCCGCTGCAACTCACCACTGGCCGCACCCTCTACCACTTCCACACCCGCACCAAGACCGGCCGCACCCCCCAACTCGACGCCGCCGCACCCGGGATGTGGGTCGAGATCGGAGCCGGGGAGGCCCGTTCGCGCGGCCTCGGCGAGGGCGACCTGGTCGAGGTCGCCACGGCGCGCGGCGCCGTCCGGGCCCGGCTGCGGGTCACCGCGATCCGCGACGGACTGCTCTTCCTGCCCTTCCACTACGGCTACTGGGACACCCCCGGCCGCACCGGACCCGGCCCCGACGGCGGCCGCGCCGCCAACGAGACCACCGTCACCGACTGGGACCCGGTCTCCAAACAGCCCCTCTACAAGACGGCCGCCGCCCGCCTCACCCGGATCGCCCCCGCCGACGGCACCCCCGCCCCCGCACCCACCACCACCGCCTCCGCGCCCGCCGACCCCGCCGCCGCACCCCCCACCACCGGCGGCCCCGACGCGCTCGCCGACCAGCGGCCCGACCCCGCCCCGGAGGCCACCCCGTGA
- a CDS encoding PP2C family protein-serine/threonine phosphatase has product MADRTQPLNLGEQLLEQFLTAGRTLDPRDAPRFAEQYTRALGLGSAAVYLADIQQHRLVALAQGPDLPIDGTLAGWAFRTGSMRVAEDTGEGLVAWFPLTDGAERLGVLGLRTSALDREAVRRCRLLASVLAMVITSKRDTSDSYAHGTRADTMSLPSEMLRAFLPPRTVCTDRAISTAVLEPAYRLGGDAFEHSLADGVLHAAVLDAMGHDLASGLTAALALAACRNARRNGADLPDLVDTIDEALHTWFPDRFATGVFLRLDIATGTLHWANCGHPHPLLIRSGQVVPGALDGPGELPLGLSHYTGAARSVRTLSLKPGDRLLIYTDGVVDAKGANHEFFGLARFTDFVIRAAGAGETAPETLRRLMHAILEHQDENLTDDATIMMIEWQPDSPPLLDNTRPRTSPW; this is encoded by the coding sequence ATGGCCGACCGCACTCAGCCGCTGAACCTCGGTGAGCAGTTGCTGGAGCAGTTCCTGACCGCGGGCCGCACCCTCGACCCGCGGGACGCGCCCCGTTTCGCCGAGCAGTACACCCGGGCGCTCGGCCTCGGTTCGGCCGCCGTGTACCTGGCCGACATCCAGCAGCACCGCCTGGTCGCCCTGGCCCAGGGCCCGGACCTGCCGATCGACGGCACGCTGGCGGGGTGGGCGTTCCGGACGGGTTCGATGCGGGTGGCGGAGGACACCGGGGAGGGGCTGGTGGCCTGGTTCCCGCTCACCGACGGGGCCGAGCGGCTGGGCGTGCTGGGGTTGCGCACGTCGGCCCTGGACCGGGAGGCGGTGCGCCGCTGCCGGTTGCTGGCCTCGGTGCTCGCCATGGTGATCACCTCCAAGCGGGACACCAGCGACAGCTACGCGCACGGCACCCGGGCGGACACCATGAGCCTGCCGTCCGAGATGCTGCGGGCCTTCCTGCCGCCGCGCACCGTCTGCACCGACCGGGCGATCTCCACCGCCGTCCTGGAGCCGGCCTACCGGCTGGGCGGGGACGCGTTCGAGCACTCGCTGGCCGACGGGGTGCTGCACGCCGCAGTGCTGGACGCGATGGGCCACGACCTGGCGTCCGGCCTGACCGCCGCGCTGGCGCTGGCCGCCTGCCGCAACGCCCGCCGCAACGGCGCCGACCTGCCGGACCTGGTCGACACGATCGACGAGGCGCTGCACACCTGGTTCCCGGACCGTTTCGCCACGGGCGTGTTCCTGCGCCTGGACATCGCCACCGGCACCCTGCACTGGGCCAACTGCGGGCACCCGCACCCGCTGCTGATCCGCTCCGGCCAGGTGGTCCCGGGCGCGCTGGACGGTCCCGGCGAGCTGCCGCTGGGGCTGAGCCACTACACCGGCGCCGCGCGGAGCGTGCGGACCCTCTCGCTCAAGCCGGGCGACCGGCTGCTGATCTACACCGACGGGGTGGTGGACGCGAAGGGCGCCAACCACGAGTTCTTCGGCCTGGCCCGGTTCACCGACTTCGTGATCCGGGCCGCCGGTGCCGGGGAGACGGCTCCGGAGACGCTGCGCCGGCTGATGCACGCGATCCTGGAGCACCAGGACGAGAACCTCACCGACGACGCCACCATCATGATGATCGAGTGGCAGCCGGACTCGCCGCCGCTGCTCGACAACACCCGTCCCCGCACCTCCCCTTGGTGA
- the gvpJ gene encoding gas vesicle protein GvpJ: MTVTPRSGSYASRPSPSGLVDVVDLILDKGLVIDIYLRVSLVGIELLTIDARIVVASVDTYLRFAEAVNRLDITQDRSEGLPELVNDMQEGGARHKTRGALEGVKEKVSDLVGGGEDEEDEEEPEEEPEQRPRRRARPTRKEHGR; encoded by the coding sequence ATGACCGTCACCCCGCGATCGGGCAGTTACGCCTCCCGCCCCTCCCCGTCCGGCCTGGTGGACGTCGTGGACCTGATCCTGGACAAGGGCCTGGTCATCGACATCTACCTGCGGGTCTCGCTGGTCGGGATCGAACTGCTGACCATCGACGCCCGCATCGTGGTGGCGAGCGTGGACACCTACCTGCGCTTCGCCGAAGCGGTCAACCGGCTGGACATCACCCAGGACCGGAGCGAAGGACTGCCGGAGCTGGTGAACGACATGCAGGAGGGCGGCGCCCGGCACAAGACCCGCGGCGCGCTCGAAGGCGTGAAGGAGAAGGTGTCCGACCTGGTCGGCGGCGGCGAGGACGAGGAGGACGAGGAAGAACCCGAGGAGGAGCCCGAGCAGCGGCCCCGCCGCCGGGCCCGGCCGACCCGGAAGGAGCACGGACGATGA
- a CDS encoding SDR family NAD(P)-dependent oxidoreductase, translated as MARTDFADRAALVTGGSRGLGLLVAEELARRGCRVAVCARDGAELAFAERRLGRLTSRRAALECDLSVPGAGRAVAAEAAERLGRPLDLLVNNAGVIQVGPLAALDEEDFRASWDVMLAAPVELVLAVLPGMRERGTGSLVNVASIGGPVPAPHLLPYVTAKAALAAFSRGLRMELAGSGVQVTTVVPGLMRTGSHRAARFSGRAPLEYAWFGTAASTPLLSMDAGRAARRIVRAAERGRPELVLTPAAKLAVRLQGVAPASFGALLGAAGRLLPGPGRVAEHDLPGAAAAGRTGRLVPRLTALGDRAGRENNEPGPQAG; from the coding sequence GTGGCACGGACGGATTTCGCGGACCGGGCGGCGCTGGTCACCGGCGGGTCGCGCGGGCTGGGCCTGCTGGTCGCGGAGGAGTTGGCCCGGCGCGGCTGCCGGGTCGCGGTGTGCGCCCGGGACGGTGCCGAGCTGGCTTTCGCGGAGCGGAGGTTGGGCCGGTTGACGTCCCGGCGGGCGGCGCTGGAGTGCGACCTGTCGGTGCCGGGCGCGGGGCGGGCGGTGGCCGCGGAGGCGGCCGAGCGGCTGGGGCGTCCGCTGGACCTGCTGGTGAACAACGCGGGGGTGATCCAGGTCGGGCCGCTGGCGGCGCTGGACGAGGAGGACTTCCGCGCCTCCTGGGACGTCATGCTGGCGGCGCCGGTGGAGCTGGTGCTGGCGGTGCTGCCGGGGATGCGCGAGCGCGGCACGGGCTCGCTGGTGAACGTCGCCTCGATCGGCGGGCCCGTCCCGGCGCCGCACCTGCTGCCGTACGTGACGGCGAAGGCCGCGCTGGCGGCGTTCTCCCGCGGGCTGCGGATGGAGCTGGCGGGCAGCGGGGTGCAGGTGACGACGGTGGTGCCGGGGCTGATGCGGACGGGTTCGCACCGGGCGGCCCGGTTCTCCGGGCGGGCGCCGCTGGAGTACGCGTGGTTCGGCACGGCGGCGAGCACGCCGCTGCTGTCGATGGACGCGGGCCGGGCGGCGCGCCGGATCGTGCGGGCCGCCGAGCGGGGGCGGCCGGAGCTGGTGCTGACCCCGGCGGCGAAGCTCGCGGTGCGCCTGCAGGGGGTGGCCCCGGCGTCGTTCGGGGCGCTGCTGGGCGCGGCGGGGAGGCTGCTGCCGGGCCCGGGGCGGGTCGCCGAGCACGACCTGCCGGGCGCCGCGGCGGCCGGGCGCACCGGCCGGCTGGTGCCGCGGCTGACCGCGCTCGGCGACCGGGCCGGGCGCGAGAACAACGAGCCCGGCCCGCAGGCGGGTTGA